In one window of Candidatus Binatia bacterium DNA:
- the hisH gene encoding imidazole glycerol phosphate synthase subunit HisH, whose product MSIAIVDYGMGNLRSVQKALERVGAQAVVSRDPHVIAGAAGVVLPGVGAFGACMENLQRFGLEQVVLDVIEQGKPFFGICLGMQLLFEESEEFGPVRGLGVLPGKVVRFRTSGELPVPHMGWNQLRVRPDVPHLKDVADGAYVYFVHSYYVVPSDPAVVATRTEYGVEFASAVYWRNIFATQYHPEKSQRVGLTLLRNFVELVERGA is encoded by the coding sequence GTGAGCATCGCGATTGTCGACTACGGCATGGGCAATCTCCGCTCGGTGCAAAAGGCGCTCGAGCGCGTGGGGGCGCAGGCGGTGGTGAGCCGCGACCCGCATGTGATCGCCGGCGCAGCCGGTGTCGTTTTGCCGGGCGTGGGCGCCTTTGGTGCTTGCATGGAGAATTTGCAGCGCTTCGGGCTCGAGCAGGTGGTGCTCGACGTCATCGAGCAAGGCAAGCCGTTTTTCGGCATTTGCTTAGGCATGCAGTTACTGTTCGAGGAAAGCGAGGAGTTCGGCCCCGTGCGGGGCCTCGGCGTGTTGCCTGGGAAGGTGGTCCGATTCCGCACCAGCGGGGAGCTTCCCGTGCCGCATATGGGCTGGAACCAGCTTCGGGTGCGGCCCGATGTGCCGCACCTGAAAGACGTTGCGGACGGCGCTTACGTCTACTTCGTGCACTCGTACTACGTCGTACCATCCGATCCGGCGGTAGTGGCGACCAGGACAGAATACGGCGTGGAGTTTGCGTCGGCGGTGTACTGGAGGAACATCTTTGCCACCCAGTATCACCCGGAGAAAAGCCAACGCGTGGGCCTCACCCTGCTGCGCAACTTCGTGGAACTCGTTGAGCGAGGTGCCTGA
- the hisA gene encoding 1-(5-phosphoribosyl)-5-[(5-phosphoribosylamino)methylideneamino]imidazole-4-carboxamide isomerase — protein MRIVPAIDLKGGRCVRLLRGEWEQETVYSDDPLAMAWHWVNLGAEVLHVVDLDAAVQGREVNAKIIARMCREVPAIIEVGGGIRSVERAGALLAGGAGRVVFGTSALEQPHIVRAACGEFPGRVVVGIDAREGKVAVRGWVEQSTVEALALAQEVAAWGAARIVYTDIARDGTLAGLNLEATVALAAAVDIPVTASGGVGSLDDVRRLRSAAPPNLDEVIIGRALYSGAVDFSAAVQAGRE, from the coding sequence TTGCGAATTGTGCCTGCCATCGACCTGAAGGGTGGGCGGTGTGTGCGCTTGCTGCGCGGCGAGTGGGAGCAGGAAACAGTCTACTCCGACGACCCGCTGGCGATGGCTTGGCACTGGGTGAACCTCGGTGCCGAAGTGTTGCACGTGGTCGACCTCGACGCTGCCGTGCAGGGCAGGGAGGTGAACGCGAAGATCATCGCGCGGATGTGCCGCGAAGTTCCAGCAATCATCGAGGTGGGCGGTGGTATCCGCTCCGTGGAGCGGGCGGGTGCCCTGCTCGCCGGCGGCGCAGGCCGGGTGGTGTTTGGCACCTCGGCGCTCGAACAACCGCACATCGTGCGCGCCGCCTGTGGCGAGTTTCCCGGCCGAGTGGTCGTGGGGATCGACGCCCGCGAGGGCAAGGTGGCTGTGCGCGGTTGGGTGGAACAAAGCACAGTGGAGGCTCTGGCTTTGGCGCAGGAAGTGGCGGCCTGGGGAGCGGCGCGCATCGTGTACACCGACATTGCGCGCGACGGAACGCTGGCGGGCTTGAATCTCGAGGCTACGGTCGCCCTTGCTGCTGCCGTCGATATTCCGGTGACTGCCTCGGGCGGGGTGGGCTCGCTCGACGATGTGCGCCGCCTTCGCTCGGCGGCCCCCCCGAATCTCGACGAGGTCATCATCGGCCGCGCGTTGTACAGCGGTGCAGTGGATTTTTCTGCTGCTGTGCAGGCGGGCCGAGAGTGA
- a CDS encoding HisA/HisF-related TIM barrel protein: protein MLARRIIPCLDVKDGRVVKGVNFVGLRDAGDPVEIAQRYDEEEADELTFLDITASHERRRILLDVVARTAETVFMPL, encoded by the coding sequence ATGCTGGCGCGGCGCATTATTCCTTGCCTCGATGTGAAAGATGGCCGGGTGGTCAAGGGCGTGAACTTCGTTGGCTTGCGCGACGCTGGCGACCCCGTGGAAATTGCCCAGCGCTACGACGAGGAAGAAGCCGACGAACTGACCTTTCTTGATATCACGGCGTCGCACGAACGGCGGCGAATTTTGCTCGACGTGGTGGCCCGCACGGCCGAAACGGTGTTCATGCCGCT